The Nocardioides sp. S5 genome includes a window with the following:
- a CDS encoding acyclic terpene utilization AtuA family protein produces MSEGLVTGRRPSSTSGSVRIGNCSGFYGDRLSAMREMLEGGELDVLTGDYLAELTMLILGRDQLKDPTLGYARTFVRQLEDCLGLALEKKVKIVANAGGLNPAGLADKVREVARALGLDPQVAHVEGDDVRHLASQSGWDNALTANAYLGGFGIAAALSGSADVVVTGRVTDASLVVGPAVAHHGWTPESYDALAGAVVAGHVIECGTQATGGNFSGFLALPDRQRPLGFPVAEVAADGSSVITKHAGTGGAVTLDTVTAQLVYEIQSTRYLGPDVTVHLDSVRLEQESGDRVAISGVVGEAPPERLKVCVNELGGWRNSLELVLTGLDVEAKAAWVKDQLAPRLTAAEVTWSDVRVPPVDADTEESASTLLRCTVKDPSPDPVGRAFTSAAVELALGSYPGFTMTAPPAAATPYGVYRAAYVDRADVTHTVVHADGHHEVVAEPTSFTPAQEAPGARPSPYPARTDSLTHRVPLGTFVHARSGDKGGDANIGLWVAHDGVDRETYDARVQWLFKVMSPRGIGALLPEAADLDVDVWLLPHLGAVNLVVHGLLGEGVAASTRFDPQAKGLAEFLRSRLVSIEVSLT; encoded by the coding sequence ATGAGCGAGGGTCTCGTGACAGGACGTCGTCCTTCCTCGACCAGTGGGAGCGTCAGGATCGGCAACTGCTCCGGCTTCTACGGCGACCGGCTCAGCGCGATGCGCGAGATGCTCGAGGGGGGCGAGCTGGACGTCCTCACCGGCGACTACCTCGCCGAGCTCACCATGCTCATCCTCGGCAGGGACCAGCTCAAGGACCCGACCCTCGGCTACGCCCGCACCTTCGTCCGCCAGCTCGAGGACTGCCTCGGCCTCGCGCTCGAGAAGAAGGTGAAGATCGTCGCCAACGCCGGCGGCCTCAACCCTGCCGGCCTCGCCGACAAGGTCCGCGAGGTCGCCCGGGCTCTCGGCCTCGACCCGCAGGTCGCCCACGTCGAGGGCGACGACGTACGCCACCTCGCCAGCCAGAGCGGATGGGACAACGCCCTCACCGCCAACGCCTACCTCGGCGGCTTCGGCATCGCAGCGGCCCTGAGCGGCAGCGCCGACGTCGTGGTCACCGGCCGCGTCACCGACGCCTCGCTCGTCGTCGGCCCGGCGGTCGCGCACCACGGCTGGACGCCGGAGTCGTACGACGCTCTGGCGGGCGCGGTCGTCGCGGGGCACGTCATCGAGTGCGGCACCCAGGCAACCGGCGGCAACTTCAGCGGCTTCCTGGCCCTGCCCGACCGGCAGCGGCCGCTGGGCTTCCCGGTCGCGGAGGTGGCGGCCGACGGCTCGAGCGTCATCACCAAGCATGCCGGCACCGGTGGCGCGGTCACCCTCGACACCGTCACCGCGCAGCTGGTCTACGAGATCCAGTCCACCCGCTACCTCGGCCCGGACGTCACCGTCCACCTCGACTCGGTGCGCCTCGAGCAGGAGTCCGGGGACCGCGTCGCGATCAGTGGCGTGGTCGGCGAGGCGCCACCGGAGCGCCTGAAGGTCTGCGTCAACGAGCTCGGCGGCTGGCGCAACAGCCTCGAGCTCGTGCTGACCGGCCTCGACGTCGAGGCGAAGGCGGCGTGGGTGAAGGACCAGCTCGCGCCCCGCCTGACCGCGGCCGAGGTCACCTGGTCCGACGTACGCGTCCCGCCGGTCGACGCCGACACCGAGGAGTCGGCCTCGACCCTGCTGCGGTGCACGGTGAAGGACCCCTCGCCCGACCCGGTCGGTCGCGCCTTCACCTCCGCCGCCGTCGAGCTCGCGCTGGGCTCCTACCCCGGCTTCACCATGACGGCCCCGCCCGCCGCGGCCACGCCCTACGGCGTCTACCGCGCGGCGTACGTCGACCGCGCCGACGTCACGCACACCGTCGTCCATGCCGACGGCCACCACGAGGTGGTCGCCGAGCCGACGTCCTTCACGCCTGCGCAGGAGGCGCCCGGCGCCCGCCCGTCGCCGTACCCCGCCCGCACCGACTCGTTGACGCACCGCGTGCCGCTCGGCACCTTCGTCCACGCCCGCTCGGGAGACAAGGGCGGTGACGCCAACATCGGCCTCTGGGTGGCGCACGACGGCGTCGACCGCGAGACCTACGACGCCCGCGTGCAGTGGCTGTTCAAGGTGATGTCGCCGCGTGGCATCGGTGCGCTCCTGCCGGAGGCCGCCGACCTCGACGTCGACGTGTGGCTGCTGCCCCACCTCGGCGCGGTCAACCTCGTCGTCCACGGCCTGCTCGGTGAGGGGGTCGCGGCGTCGACGCGCTTCGACCCGCAGGCCAAGGGGCTGGCGGAGTTCCTGCGGTCGCGGCTGGTGTCGATCGAGGTGAGCCTGACATGA
- a CDS encoding acyl-CoA dehydrogenase family protein, protein MSDVRDALRATAAEFVRREVAPHLQDWEDAGEIPRALHRTAGGLGLIGVGFAEDVGGSGGDLLDSVAMQEAMFDAGASSGLMAGLFTAGIALPHIAASGDTDLVDRFVRPTLAGELIGSLAITEPGGGSDVARITTRAERDGDHYVVNGAKTFITSGVRADFVTAAVRTGGPGHGGISLLVIEKGTPGFTVDRALRKMGWHCSDTAELSFVDVRVPVANLVGDEGAGFGQIAEQFVVERIALAVHGYGIAARSLDLAAAYARDRHTFGRPLIDNQTVQHTLVEMRRQVEVARTYTHAVAARHVAGEFVVAEACLAKQTAVDCAAYVCDRAVQVFGGSGYMHGTEVERHFRDARILPIGGGADEVLRDLTAKLMGYA, encoded by the coding sequence ATGAGCGATGTGCGTGACGCGTTGCGCGCCACCGCGGCGGAGTTCGTCCGCCGCGAGGTCGCGCCGCACCTGCAGGACTGGGAGGACGCCGGTGAGATACCGCGCGCGCTGCACCGCACGGCCGGCGGGCTGGGGCTGATCGGCGTCGGCTTCGCCGAGGACGTCGGCGGCAGCGGCGGCGACCTGCTCGACTCGGTCGCGATGCAGGAGGCGATGTTCGACGCCGGTGCGTCCAGCGGGCTGATGGCCGGCCTCTTCACCGCCGGGATCGCGTTGCCACACATCGCGGCGAGCGGCGACACCGACCTCGTCGACCGGTTCGTACGCCCCACGCTGGCCGGCGAGCTCATCGGCTCGCTCGCGATCACCGAGCCCGGCGGCGGCTCCGACGTCGCCCGGATCACCACCCGCGCCGAGCGGGACGGCGACCACTACGTCGTCAACGGCGCCAAGACGTTCATCACCTCGGGCGTGCGTGCCGACTTCGTCACCGCCGCCGTGCGCACCGGAGGCCCGGGCCACGGCGGGATCTCGCTGCTGGTCATCGAGAAGGGCACGCCCGGCTTCACCGTCGACCGCGCGCTGCGCAAGATGGGCTGGCACTGCTCCGACACCGCCGAGCTGTCCTTCGTCGACGTACGCGTCCCGGTGGCCAACCTCGTCGGCGACGAGGGCGCCGGGTTCGGGCAGATCGCCGAGCAGTTCGTCGTGGAGCGGATCGCGCTGGCGGTGCACGGCTACGGCATCGCCGCACGCTCGCTCGACCTCGCCGCGGCGTACGCCCGCGACCGGCACACGTTCGGGCGTCCGCTGATCGACAACCAGACCGTCCAGCACACGCTGGTCGAGATGCGCCGCCAGGTCGAGGTCGCGCGCACCTACACGCACGCCGTCGCCGCACGTCATGTCGCGGGCGAGTTCGTCGTCGCCGAGGCGTGCCTGGCCAAGCAGACGGCGGTGGACTGCGCGGCCTACGTCTGCGACCGGGCAGTCCAGGTGTTCGGCGGCTCCGGATACATGCACGGGACCGAGGTGGAGCGGCACTTCCGCGACGCCCGGATCCTGCCGATCGGAGGCGGCGCCGACGAGGTGCTGCGCGACCTGACGGCGAAATTGATGGGTTATGCCTGA
- a CDS encoding ABC transporter ATP-binding protein — MTQPPAVVVRDLHVRFGDVEAVSGVDLTADSGRATALLGRNGAGKSTTMKVLAGVVPPTSGVVTVAGRDAATDALGVKRVVGYCPDVGGLVPRATPWEHLQLSARLRRMDAWEERGRDLLERFELGDVAHRVVGGFSHGMSRRLSVVLAALHEPSVLLLDEPFDGVDPLGVEATLEVVADARARGACVLLSTHLRDLALEACGDAVVLRGGNRVAAMEAADLTGEAYRALLD, encoded by the coding sequence GTGACCCAGCCCCCCGCGGTCGTCGTGCGCGACCTCCACGTCCGCTTCGGTGACGTCGAGGCCGTCTCGGGTGTCGACCTCACCGCCGACAGCGGTCGCGCGACCGCCCTGCTCGGTCGCAACGGCGCCGGCAAGTCGACGACGATGAAGGTCCTTGCCGGGGTCGTGCCGCCCACCTCCGGCGTGGTCACGGTCGCCGGCCGCGACGCCGCCACCGACGCCCTCGGCGTGAAGCGCGTCGTGGGCTACTGCCCCGACGTCGGCGGCCTCGTGCCGCGCGCCACCCCCTGGGAGCACCTGCAGCTCAGCGCCCGGCTGCGCCGGATGGACGCGTGGGAGGAGCGCGGACGCGACCTGCTGGAGCGCTTCGAGCTCGGCGACGTCGCCCACCGCGTCGTCGGCGGGTTCAGCCACGGCATGAGCCGCCGGCTCAGCGTCGTCCTGGCGGCGCTGCACGAGCCCTCCGTCCTGCTGCTGGACGAGCCGTTCGACGGCGTCGACCCCCTCGGCGTCGAGGCGACCCTCGAGGTCGTCGCCGATGCCCGGGCCCGTGGCGCCTGCGTCCTGCTCTCCACCCACCTGCGCGACCTCGCCCTCGAGGCCTGCGGTGACGCCGTCGTGCTCCGCGGCGGCAACCGCGTCGCCGCGATGGAGGCGGCCGACCTCACCGGCGAGGCCTACCGTGCGCTCCTCGACTGA
- a CDS encoding TetR/AcrR family transcriptional regulator, which yields MTSQAQTTRVPQADRTRAMRARLLEATVELLVERGFTGTSTTLVSERAGVSRGAQLHHFPTKNDLVVAAVEHLTELRGAELADAVAQLPTGKRRTRAVVEMLGDHFASPVFTAALELWVAARTDEALLAAVSPLEQRVGRETHRLTVTALGADESRPGVRELVQATLDLVRGLGLAATITDDSARRRRILREWADVLDKELAGNPT from the coding sequence GTGACCTCCCAGGCCCAGACGACCCGTGTCCCGCAGGCGGACCGGACGCGTGCGATGCGGGCGCGGCTGCTGGAGGCGACGGTGGAGCTGCTGGTGGAGCGCGGGTTCACCGGCACGTCGACCACGCTCGTCTCCGAGCGGGCGGGCGTGAGCCGCGGGGCGCAGCTGCACCACTTCCCGACGAAGAACGACCTCGTCGTCGCGGCCGTCGAGCACCTCACGGAGCTGCGCGGCGCCGAGCTGGCCGACGCGGTGGCGCAGCTGCCGACCGGCAAGCGGCGTACGCGCGCGGTCGTGGAGATGCTGGGCGACCACTTCGCCTCGCCGGTCTTCACCGCGGCGCTCGAGCTGTGGGTCGCGGCCCGCACCGACGAGGCCCTCCTCGCGGCGGTCTCGCCGCTCGAGCAGCGCGTGGGGCGCGAGACGCACCGCCTCACCGTCACCGCGCTCGGCGCCGACGAGTCGCGCCCCGGCGTGCGCGAGCTGGTGCAGGCCACCCTCGACCTGGTGCGCGGGCTGGGCCTGGCCGCCACGATCACCGACGACTCCGCCCGCCGTCGCCGCATCCTCCGGGAGTGGGCCGACGTGCTCGACAAGGAACTGGCAGGGAACCCGACATGA
- a CDS encoding TIGR03084 family metal-binding protein, with amino-acid sequence MTDVLTQVLDDLAAEGDRLEALVARLDEAGWHTPTPAPGWDVATQVAHLAWTDEVAVKAATDKDAWDSVVLGAIADPEGYVDAQALALAQDDDLLGRWRRARADLRTALVAMPKGEKMPWFGPPMSATSMATARLMETWAHSLDVHEGLGAPVEDTDRIRHVAHLGVRTRNFAYSVHGLDAPAEEFRIDLVAPSGEVWSWGQEDASQTVTGSAGDFCRLVTQRVHRADTDLVATGADADRWLDIAQAFAGQPGEGRAPR; translated from the coding sequence ATGACCGACGTGCTGACCCAGGTGCTCGACGACCTCGCGGCGGAGGGTGACCGACTCGAGGCGCTCGTCGCCCGCCTCGACGAGGCCGGCTGGCACACGCCGACCCCCGCGCCCGGCTGGGACGTCGCGACCCAGGTCGCCCACCTGGCCTGGACCGACGAGGTCGCCGTCAAGGCCGCCACCGACAAGGACGCATGGGATTCCGTGGTCCTCGGTGCGATCGCCGACCCGGAGGGGTACGTCGACGCCCAGGCGCTGGCGCTCGCCCAGGACGACGACCTGCTCGGCCGCTGGCGCCGCGCCCGTGCCGACCTCCGCACCGCGCTCGTCGCGATGCCGAAGGGCGAGAAGATGCCGTGGTTCGGCCCGCCGATGTCGGCCACGTCGATGGCCACCGCGCGGCTGATGGAGACCTGGGCGCACAGCCTCGACGTCCACGAGGGCCTCGGCGCGCCCGTCGAGGACACCGACCGGATCCGCCACGTCGCCCACCTCGGCGTACGCACCCGCAACTTCGCCTACTCCGTGCACGGCCTCGACGCCCCGGCCGAGGAGTTCCGCATCGACCTCGTCGCGCCGTCGGGCGAGGTCTGGAGCTGGGGCCAGGAGGACGCGTCGCAGACCGTGACCGGCAGCGCGGGCGACTTCTGCCGCCTCGTGACCCAGCGGGTCCACCGCGCCGACACCGACCTCGTGGCCACCGGCGCCGACGCCGACCGCTGGCTCGACATCGCCCAGGCCTTCGCCGGCCAGCCGGGCGAGGGACGGGCGCCGCGATGA